In one Oryza glaberrima chromosome 2, OglaRS2, whole genome shotgun sequence genomic region, the following are encoded:
- the LOC127762070 gene encoding zinc finger A20 and AN1 domain-containing stress-associated protein 4, with product MEHKEAGCQQPEGPILCINNCGFFGSAATMNMCSKCHKEMIMKEEQAKLAASSIDSIVNGCDGGKEHIVAASGSTAVAVAQVEAKTLVVQPTDVAGTSEEVAVVPKVKEGPNRCATCRKRVGLTGFNCRCGNMYCALHRYSDKHECQFDYRTAARDAIAKANPVVKAEKLDKI from the coding sequence ATGGAACACAAGGAGGCTGGCTGCCAGCAGCCCGAGGGCCCAATCCTTTGCATCAATAACTGTGGCTTCTTTGGCAGCGCGGCGACCATGAACATGTGCTCCAAGTGCCACAAGGAAATGATCATGAAGGAGGAGCAGGCCAAGCTTGCTGCCTCCTCCATCGATAGCATCGTCAATGGTTGTGACGGTGGGAAGGAGCATATTGTTGCTGCCAGTGGTAGCACGGCGGTGGCAGTGGCTCAGGTCGAGGCGAAGACGCTCGTTGTGCAGCCTACCGATGTCGCGGGCACCAGCGAGGAGGTTGCTGTAGTCCCCAAGGTCAAGGAAGGGCCGAACCGGTGCGCTACCTGTAGGAAGAGGGTTGGGCTGACGGGATTCAACTGCCGGTGCGGTAACATGTACTGTGCGTTGCACCGCTACTCCGACAAGCATGAATGCCAGTTCGACTACCGGACTGCGGCTAGGGATGCCATCGCCAAGGCCAACCCAGTGGTGAAGGCTGAGAAGCTCGACAAGATCTAA